The following nucleotide sequence is from Streptomyces sp. NBC_00239.
TTTCGCATCGACTTCCAGGAGTAGGCGCTCATGAGCAAGCAGACGATCCTCGGCCGTGTCACCCAGCTCGCGAAGGCGAACATCAACGCGCTGCTGGACCAGGCGGAGGACCCGCAGAAGATGTTGGACCAGCTGATCCGGGATTACTCGAACAACATCTCGGAGGCGGAGCAGGCCGTCGCCACCACGATCGGCAACCTGCGGCTGCTGGAGCAGGACCACAAGGAGGACGTGGACGCGGCGGGCGAGTGGGGCGGCAAGGCCCTGGCCGCCAGCCGGAAGGCGGACGAACTGCGGGCGGCGGGCAAGGCGGCGGAGGCCGACACCTTCGACAACCTCGCCAAGGTCGCGCTGGGCCGCCAGCTCCGGTCGGAGAAGGAGGCGGCGACCGCCGAGCCGACCATCGCGGCGCAGACGGAGGTCGTCGACAAGCTGAAGTCGGGCCTGGACTCGATGAAGGGCAAGCTGACCGAGCTCCAGGCCAAGCGCGACGAGCTGGTGGCGCGGGCGAAGACCGCGCAGGCCCAGAACACGATGATGGACGCGGTGAAGAACATCGACGTGATGGACCCGACGAGCGACCTGAACCGCTTCGAGGACAAGGTGCGCCGCGAGGAGGCGCGCGCCCTGGGCAAGCAGGAGCTGGCGGCTTCCTCGCTCGACGCCCAGTTCGAGGCACTGGACGACCTGGGCCGCACCGCCGAGGTCGAAGCCCGCCTGGCCGCCCTCAAATCCGACAAGGCCGCCTGACGTCGGACAAGCCCCCCGGCGAAGCGGATCGAGCCTCGCCTGGGGGTCCCCCGGGACGGAGTCCGGGGGAGTGTGCGGCGCGGGGTCCGGGGCGGAGCCCCGAACGGCCCCGGGGGCTACCCGTACAACTCCAGCAGCTGCTCGGCGGACAATTCCCCCGCCACCTCCGACGCCGCCCCCGGCAGTGGCTGCTCGAACCACACCGTCTTCCCCCGGGGGGTCCGCCGCGACCCCCAGCCCGTCGACAGCAACTGCACGAGCTGCAATCCGCGCCCGCCCTCGTCCGTGTCCCGCGCCCGCCGCCGCCGCGGCTGGACCAGCCCCGCGTCCCAGACCTCGCAGACCAGGGTCCGGTCCAGGAGCAGGCGCAGCCGGATCTCGCCCTCCCCGTACCGCAGGGCGTTCGTGACGAGTTCGCTCACGAGGAGTTCGGTGGTGTC
It contains:
- a CDS encoding PspA/IM30 family protein, with protein sequence MSKQTILGRVTQLAKANINALLDQAEDPQKMLDQLIRDYSNNISEAEQAVATTIGNLRLLEQDHKEDVDAAGEWGGKALAASRKADELRAAGKAAEADTFDNLAKVALGRQLRSEKEAATAEPTIAAQTEVVDKLKSGLDSMKGKLTELQAKRDELVARAKTAQAQNTMMDAVKNIDVMDPTSDLNRFEDKVRREEARALGKQELAASSLDAQFEALDDLGRTAEVEARLAALKSDKAA